The Clostridiisalibacter paucivorans DSM 22131 genome has a segment encoding these proteins:
- a CDS encoding DapH/DapD/GlmU-related protein, translating to MAEKKLSKHPYIHENCNIMSSELGKFTEIGLYNYFENVKFGNYSYSGEFCFFQNVEIGKFSSIAAMVRIGPTDHPMNRPSLHHFTYRRKMYGFDVEDDEEFFSWRKEQISYIGNDTWIGHGAIIMPGVKIGNGAIVGSGAVVTKDIEPYTIVVGVPARPIRKRFDEETIQKLEEIRWWDWSHDIIKERFNDFLLDINSFVNKYYRK from the coding sequence ATGGCTGAGAAAAAGTTGAGCAAACATCCCTATATCCATGAAAATTGTAATATTATGAGTTCAGAGCTAGGTAAATTTACTGAAATTGGACTATATAATTATTTTGAGAATGTTAAATTTGGTAATTACTCCTATTCTGGAGAGTTTTGTTTCTTTCAAAATGTAGAAATCGGTAAATTTTCTAGTATTGCTGCTATGGTTAGAATTGGACCAACAGATCATCCAATGAATAGACCGTCTCTGCATCATTTCACATATCGCAGGAAGATGTATGGATTTGATGTAGAAGATGATGAAGAGTTCTTTAGCTGGAGAAAAGAACAAATATCTTATATAGGGAATGATACATGGATTGGACATGGAGCAATTATTATGCCTGGTGTAAAAATAGGTAATGGAGCTATTGTGGGAAGCGGTGCTGTAGTTACAAAGGATATAGAACCTTATACAATAGTTGTGGGAGTTCCAGCAAGACCAATTCGTAAAAGGTTTGATGAGGAAACTATACAAAAACTAGAGGAAATAAGATGGTGGGATTGGTCCCATGACATAATAAAAGAGAGATTTAATGATTTTTTATTAGATATCAATAGCTTTGTGAATAAATATTATAGAAAATAG
- a CDS encoding PHP domain-containing protein has product MKGDLHVHTNVSDSNYSIEETIKMAKENGITHLGVVDHDTTYGLKKAMELGREYGVNIIPGIEISAFDFEENKKIHILGFNFKLEAPNVKKICNEIIKRRHQNSLWQIKQLYEHGYDITPMEVGIKAKDSICIYKQHIMHVLIEKGYTDKIYSDLYTELFKGQGICSRDIRYIDAFDAVKAIKEDQGIVILAHPGQQDSYYLIDRLVDIGLDGIEIYHKDHTEEDHNKIFQYREKYDLILTGGSDYHGIYGSENEIGDITMPSEYIGYFHQR; this is encoded by the coding sequence GTGAAGGGAGATTTGCATGTTCATACCAATGTATCGGACAGTAATTATTCAATTGAAGAAACAATAAAGATGGCTAAAGAAAATGGTATAACCCATTTGGGAGTTGTTGACCATGATACGACCTATGGCTTAAAAAAGGCTATGGAATTAGGTAGAGAATATGGGGTCAATATAATTCCAGGAATTGAAATATCTGCCTTTGACTTTGAGGAAAATAAAAAAATCCATATATTAGGATTTAATTTTAAGCTAGAGGCACCTAATGTAAAGAAAATATGTAATGAAATCATAAAAAGGAGACACCAAAATTCACTGTGGCAAATAAAACAATTATATGAACATGGATATGATATTACTCCAATGGAAGTTGGGATTAAGGCCAAAGATAGTATATGTATTTATAAGCAACATATTATGCATGTATTAATAGAAAAGGGATATACAGATAAGATATATTCAGATTTATATACTGAATTGTTTAAGGGGCAAGGTATTTGCTCAAGGGATATAAGATATATAGATGCCTTTGATGCAGTTAAGGCTATAAAGGAAGATCAGGGTATAGTTATATTGGCCCATCCTGGACAACAAGATTCATATTATTTGATTGATAGATTAGTAGACATTGGTCTAGATGGGATTGAAATATATCATAAAGACCATACTGAAGAAGACCACAACAAGATATTTCAATATAGAGAAAAATATGATTTGATATTGACAGGGGGAAGTGATTATCATGGCATCTATGGTTCTGAAAATGAAATAGGAGATATTACTATGCCCAGTGAATATATAGGATATTTTCATCAGAGATAA
- a CDS encoding PadR family transcriptional regulator — protein MPFNDISGDLIRGNIDTIILRILYQRDSYGYEIIKTIKENSNGRYELKEPTLYSCLKRLKKQKMVESYWGNESQGGRRKYYRITDRGLETYKNNYESWKIARDIIDKLIEIR, from the coding sequence TTGCCTTTTAACGATATCAGTGGTGATCTCATAAGGGGTAATATAGACACAATTATACTTCGAATATTATATCAGAGGGATAGTTATGGATATGAAATTATAAAAACAATCAAGGAAAATAGCAATGGTAGATATGAGTTAAAGGAACCTACACTTTATTCATGTCTAAAAAGACTTAAAAAACAAAAGATGGTGGAATCCTATTGGGGCAATGAAAGTCAAGGGGGTAGAAGGAAGTATTATAGGATTACAGATAGGGGATTAGAGACATATAAAAATAATTATGAGTCTTGGAAGATTGCCCGTGATATTATCGATAAACTAATTGAGATTAGATAG
- a CDS encoding PhnD/SsuA/transferrin family substrate-binding protein, translated as MKKIFCLLISVIMLATVFTGCSSGTQSASKDYDTITMVWYPNESGEDLKGARAEIGRIIEEVTGKEVEHKLTTDYAIAIESLVNGNAHISWLGAQGYIQAHAKNENILPIVVNSGKSGTLDDAVYYSWLAVKKENQDMYKDGDKYLIDNIQGKKFSFVSNSSTSGFKIPSAGIVSYFSKKSQWSNLTQEDLLEGGSEKFFKEVLYGGSHQGSAVNLLTGNADVAAFCDSCVDNYVEHISGTKNRPGAVYKVKDHAAEPFNTIPGKEFVLISVTPVLNAPFVANTEVLSESDYKAIVDVFTSDQVANNEKIFVPEGSDFIGLFSKKANERFINVEDMWFDPIRELSN; from the coding sequence ATGAAAAAAATATTTTGTTTATTGATATCTGTTATTATGCTGGCTACTGTATTTACAGGTTGTTCATCAGGAACTCAATCTGCAAGTAAGGACTATGACACCATTACAATGGTATGGTATCCCAATGAATCTGGTGAAGATTTAAAGGGCGCAAGGGCAGAGATAGGAAGAATAATTGAAGAGGTAACTGGAAAGGAAGTAGAACACAAATTGACTACTGATTATGCAATAGCAATTGAGAGTCTTGTAAATGGAAACGCGCATATATCATGGTTAGGAGCACAAGGTTATATACAGGCCCATGCTAAAAACGAAAATATATTACCTATAGTTGTAAATAGTGGGAAATCAGGTACTTTAGATGATGCTGTTTACTACAGTTGGTTAGCAGTTAAAAAGGAAAATCAAGATATGTATAAGGACGGAGATAAATATCTAATAGACAATATTCAAGGAAAAAAATTCTCCTTTGTTTCCAATAGTTCCACATCAGGATTTAAGATTCCATCTGCTGGAATTGTATCGTACTTTTCTAAGAAATCTCAATGGTCAAACTTGACTCAAGAAGATTTATTAGAAGGGGGCAGTGAAAAGTTTTTTAAAGAGGTATTGTATGGAGGGTCTCATCAAGGTTCAGCTGTGAACTTATTAACTGGAAATGCTGATGTTGCAGCATTTTGTGATTCTTGTGTGGATAACTATGTTGAACATATATCAGGCACAAAAAATCGTCCTGGAGCTGTATATAAAGTAAAAGATCATGCAGCAGAGCCATTTAATACTATTCCCGGTAAAGAATTTGTGCTTATATCTGTTACTCCCGTTTTAAATGCACCATTTGTTGCAAATACTGAAGTTTTAAGTGAATCAGACTATAAAGCAATTGTTGATGTATTTACTTCAGATCAAGTAGCTAATAATGAAAAAATATTTGTTCCAGAGGGTTCAGATTTTATTGGGTTATTCAGCAAGAAGGCTAATGAACGTTTTATAAATGTAGAAGACATGTGGTTTGACCCAATTCGTGAATTGTCTAATTAA
- a CDS encoding response regulator transcription factor, whose protein sequence is MNILVCDDDKEILDAIKIYLENEGYKVFKAVNGIEALEITEENEIHLIIMDIMMPKMDGIRATMKIRKEKNIPVIMLSAKSEDTDKIIGLNVGADDYITKPFNPLELIARVKSQLRRYTVLGSLEMKKNVHKTGGLVIDDESKNVTVDGEEIHLTPVQYKILKLLTENAGKVFSIDEIYEKVWNETAINAENTVAVHIRKIREKIEINPKEPKYLKVVWGIGYKVEKL, encoded by the coding sequence TTGAATATATTAGTTTGTGATGATGATAAAGAAATATTAGATGCTATAAAAATTTATTTAGAAAATGAAGGCTATAAAGTATTTAAGGCTGTCAATGGCATTGAGGCATTAGAAATAACAGAGGAAAATGAGATTCACCTTATTATAATGGATATTATGATGCCAAAAATGGATGGAATAAGGGCTACAATGAAGATAAGAAAAGAAAAAAATATTCCTGTAATAATGCTTTCTGCAAAATCTGAGGATACAGATAAAATAATAGGATTGAATGTAGGCGCCGATGACTATATAACAAAGCCCTTTAATCCATTGGAGTTAATAGCGAGGGTTAAATCACAACTAAGGAGATATACGGTATTAGGCAGTCTTGAAATGAAAAAGAATGTACACAAGACAGGTGGACTGGTAATAGATGATGAGAGCAAGAATGTAACTGTGGATGGAGAGGAGATCCATCTTACTCCAGTACAATATAAAATATTGAAGCTGTTAACTGAAAATGCAGGAAAAGTATTTTCAATAGATGAGATATATGAGAAGGTATGGAATGAGACAGCTATTAATGCAGAAAATACAGTAGCAGTTCATATAAGAAAGATTAGAGAAAAGATTGAGATAAATCCTAAAGAACCAAAATACTTAAAGGTGGTGTGGGGAATTGGATACAAAGTTGAAAAATTATAG
- the phnL gene encoding phosphonate C-P lyase system protein PhnL, with the protein MVDLLRIEDLSKSFTLHNLKKHIDACQNIHISLKEGEFIGITGKSGSGKSTILKSIYRTYLPQDGQIWYKSKKFGLINLSMVSEREMIYLRKYEIGYVSQFLNIMPRTTARQIVEQAVVEMGGEKMYAKREAKKILSHFELDKELWDSYPNTFSGGEKLRLNIARAMVKRPRLLLLDEPTASLDNSSKLKVRELIEQLKKQGTTMLGIFHDLEFMEGLCDKEFNMEKGTMVN; encoded by the coding sequence ATGGTTGATTTACTGAGGATAGAAGATCTGTCGAAATCATTTACTTTGCACAATCTGAAAAAACATATAGATGCATGTCAAAATATCCATATTTCATTGAAAGAGGGAGAGTTTATAGGTATAACTGGAAAGAGTGGAAGTGGTAAGTCCACAATCTTAAAATCCATATATAGAACGTATCTACCACAAGATGGTCAAATTTGGTATAAATCAAAAAAATTTGGTCTAATAAATTTGTCTATGGTAAGTGAGAGGGAAATGATTTATTTAAGAAAATATGAAATTGGCTATGTATCCCAGTTCTTAAATATTATGCCCCGTACTACAGCCCGTCAGATTGTTGAACAGGCAGTTGTAGAAATGGGTGGAGAAAAGATGTATGCCAAAAGAGAAGCAAAAAAAATACTATCTCATTTTGAATTAGATAAAGAATTATGGGATAGTTATCCCAATACGTTTTCAGGGGGAGAAAAATTGAGATTAAATATAGCGAGAGCCATGGTTAAAAGACCACGACTATTATTATTAGATGAACCAACGGCTAGTTTAGACAATTCATCTAAATTAAAAGTAAGGGAACTGATAGAACAATTGAAAAAACAAGGTACTACTATGTTGGGGATTTTTCATGATTTAGAATTCATGGAAGGTCTATGTGACAAAGAATTTAATATGGAAAAAGGGACTATGGTCAATTAA
- a CDS encoding permease prefix domain 1-containing protein: MRDVEKYVDNLFKGYKKTEEIEELHREILTNLEARIKDNMDRGLDYNSAYDEAIKNIKNVDIFIDGNKEIYTNRFKKKLSEIAMIYILLGWIITIPLRLNITLIKINTIFTIGAIFIGLIYLYMSSKKDDEYLDSTTVVNSNKLKRLKKYTWIIWSIFIILQTFSHIGIYFGSNIWFSTQIRIDGPYEFAILIVNFILPLLSIIIPLFISKAYNLLNKYEVN; the protein is encoded by the coding sequence ATGAGGGATGTTGAAAAATATGTGGATAATCTGTTTAAAGGATATAAAAAAACAGAAGAGATAGAAGAATTACACAGAGAGATTTTAACCAATCTTGAAGCAAGGATTAAAGACAATATGGACAGAGGGCTAGATTATAATAGTGCCTATGATGAAGCTATAAAAAATATTAAAAACGTTGATATATTTATTGATGGCAATAAAGAGATATATACTAATAGGTTTAAGAAAAAATTATCTGAAATAGCTATGATATATATATTACTTGGATGGATTATAACTATTCCTTTGAGATTAAATATTACATTGATTAAGATAAATACCATATTTACTATAGGAGCAATTTTTATAGGATTAATATATTTATATATGTCAAGTAAAAAGGATGATGAATACTTAGATTCAACAACAGTAGTTAATTCAAATAAACTCAAAAGATTAAAAAAGTATACTTGGATTATTTGGAGTATATTTATTATTTTACAGACATTTTCACATATTGGTATATATTTTGGTAGTAATATTTGGTTTTCAACACAAATACGCATAGATGGACCATATGAATTTGCAATACTGATAGTTAATTTCATATTGCCTTTGCTGTCCATAATAATTCCTTTATTTATAAGTAAAGCATATAATTTATTAAACAAATATGAGGTGAATTGA
- a CDS encoding HAMP domain-containing sensor histidine kinase, translating into MDTKLKNYSHSIITKIIVCIIIVVCFTGMITTVFNTSEVIRNDFSVIFENNYYDSRSYMWQSSDIVRDLTQLIKRYKSKEDVLNGNTIIEDEMSREKENLFSDFRYDSNKYNPNLSYDENYKVFEEAYANKISEKKDELINDHLKEYNRILQTLKRYEGLIYYASNGINTFTNVLKTEKDFFKSNPSYIIFDEFEESTHPKEFRDNRQYYWISSEMDRLDKRSDILYIGFTEEFLNPRIKKWQEEKVMVTNSLYKIMGFGVIFLLAFIYLVIIIGRKSFKDDEIHLSLIDGLYNDLNLGICILLTVIWAIMMEFIMHNNAYQMYKYIFLVTLLISGIGFVLVISLIKHIKNKTIIKHTLLFIIFYRLYRFTKDVYNSGSVGVKIVLIVIGYPILVALTIFMFPITIGVAAWLALKKVREFNEIKEGVEEIKYGNIHHTINVSGNGEFGKLASNINSITDGLNKAVENELKSERLKTELITNVSHDIRTPLTSIITYVDLLKKEKDKSNAKKYIQIIDQKSQRLKILTDDLFEASKASSGNIPTNYEKIDIGYLISQGLGELNDKIEASQLKFKIKYPEKKLYVKADGRLLWRAIENLLSNIFKYSLEGSRVYIDIEDLQDQVSIVFKNISAYELNIPSDELMQRFKRGDESRSSEGSGLGLSIANSLINMQNGKFHIEIDGDLFKVTIQIPKYREK; encoded by the coding sequence TTGGATACAAAGTTGAAAAATTATAGCCATTCAATAATAACAAAGATTATAGTTTGTATAATCATTGTAGTGTGTTTTACTGGAATGATTACAACCGTATTTAATACATCAGAAGTTATTAGAAATGATTTTAGTGTAATTTTTGAAAACAACTACTATGATAGTAGGAGTTATATGTGGCAAAGTTCCGATATAGTAAGAGATTTAACCCAACTTATAAAAAGATATAAGAGTAAGGAAGATGTTTTAAATGGCAATACTATTATAGAAGACGAAATGAGTAGGGAAAAAGAAAATTTATTTTCAGATTTTAGATATGATTCCAATAAATACAATCCAAATCTTAGCTATGATGAAAACTATAAGGTATTTGAAGAGGCATATGCCAATAAAATTTCTGAAAAAAAGGATGAATTAATAAATGATCATTTAAAAGAATATAATCGCATTTTGCAGACATTAAAGAGATATGAAGGACTGATATACTATGCCAGTAATGGCATAAATACATTTACAAATGTTCTTAAAACAGAAAAAGACTTCTTCAAATCTAATCCATCATATATAATATTTGATGAATTTGAAGAATCTACACATCCTAAAGAATTTAGAGACAATAGACAGTATTATTGGATTAGTTCGGAGATGGATAGATTAGATAAGAGAAGTGATATACTATATATTGGCTTTACTGAAGAGTTTTTAAATCCACGAATAAAGAAATGGCAAGAAGAAAAAGTAATGGTTACCAATAGTCTATATAAGATAATGGGCTTTGGGGTGATATTTTTATTAGCCTTTATATATCTAGTTATAATTATAGGAAGAAAATCATTTAAAGATGATGAAATACATTTAAGTCTTATTGATGGACTATATAATGATTTGAATTTAGGGATATGTATTTTGCTGACAGTAATATGGGCTATAATGATGGAATTCATAATGCATAACAATGCGTATCAAATGTATAAGTATATTTTTTTAGTAACCCTATTGATATCTGGTATAGGATTTGTGCTTGTCATATCGTTGATTAAACATATTAAAAATAAAACTATTATAAAACATACATTGTTATTTATTATCTTTTATAGATTATATAGATTTACAAAAGATGTATATAACAGTGGTAGCGTTGGAGTGAAGATCGTACTGATAGTGATAGGGTATCCAATATTGGTGGCATTAACTATATTTATGTTTCCTATAACTATAGGGGTAGCAGCATGGCTAGCCTTAAAAAAAGTAAGGGAATTTAATGAGATAAAAGAAGGTGTAGAGGAAATAAAATATGGAAATATCCACCATACCATAAATGTATCGGGAAATGGAGAGTTTGGAAAATTAGCTTCCAATATAAATAGCATAACCGATGGACTAAATAAGGCAGTAGAAAACGAACTGAAAAGTGAAAGATTAAAAACAGAATTGATTACTAATGTATCCCATGATATAAGGACACCCTTGACATCTATTATTACTTATGTTGATTTATTAAAAAAAGAAAAGGATAAATCTAATGCAAAAAAATATATACAAATAATAGATCAAAAATCTCAAAGGCTTAAAATTTTAACTGATGATTTATTTGAAGCATCCAAGGCATCCAGTGGAAATATACCAACTAATTATGAAAAAATAGATATTGGGTATCTTATATCTCAAGGGTTGGGTGAACTTAATGACAAAATAGAGGCATCTCAATTAAAATTTAAGATAAAATATCCTGAGAAAAAGCTATATGTGAAAGCAGATGGGAGACTATTGTGGAGGGCGATAGAAAATCTATTATCAAATATATTCAAGTATTCTTTAGAGGGTTCAAGGGTTTATATAGATATTGAGGATTTACAGGATCAAGTAAGTATAGTGTTTAAAAATATTTCTGCATATGAATTGAATATTCCTTCTGATGAGCTTATGCAGCGATTTAAGAGAGGCGATGAATCTAGAAGTAGTGAGGGTAGTGGACTGGGATTATCCATAGCCAACAGTTTAATAAATATGCAAAATGGGAAATTT
- a CDS encoding PhnE/PtxC family ABC transporter permease — protein sequence MEGQIASTASYKIERPNKIKLKKASPSSITIRITLSVLFILTVYGLMNLNSKDVDFVEGVKDFIVNLKKMFLELDYTHFTFKEAIYQIFVTLGLAFLTTLMGSFFALVLGLFAAQNLSNKRVSIMIKGFVAFIRAVPTVLWVLVFAVAAGLGSVAAVIGMTFHTIGYLIKAYSESFEEIDKGTIEALKASGANWWQIVFQAILPSSITCILSWTFIRFEINFTNAVAMGAAAGAGGIGFELFMASGFYFDIREVGFITYLILIIAIILEILSTRVKDKFLIVD from the coding sequence ATGGAAGGACAAATAGCTTCAACAGCTAGTTATAAAATAGAAAGGCCTAATAAAATAAAACTTAAAAAGGCGAGTCCATCTTCTATTACAATAAGGATAACTTTATCAGTATTGTTTATTTTAACTGTATATGGGCTGATGAACTTAAATAGCAAGGATGTGGATTTTGTTGAAGGAGTAAAGGACTTTATAGTTAATTTAAAAAAGATGTTTCTTGAATTAGATTATACGCATTTTACTTTCAAGGAGGCAATTTATCAAATATTCGTAACACTGGGATTGGCATTTTTAACTACATTAATGGGCAGTTTTTTTGCATTGGTTCTTGGGTTATTTGCAGCACAAAATTTATCTAATAAAAGAGTATCTATTATGATTAAAGGTTTTGTGGCGTTTATACGGGCTGTACCCACAGTATTATGGGTGTTAGTTTTTGCAGTGGCTGCAGGACTTGGAAGCGTTGCTGCTGTTATAGGTATGACATTTCATACCATCGGATATTTAATAAAAGCATATTCAGAGTCCTTTGAAGAGATTGACAAGGGAACAATAGAGGCACTAAAAGCCAGTGGTGCTAATTGGTGGCAAATAGTATTTCAGGCTATATTACCATCATCAATTACTTGTATTTTATCTTGGACATTTATACGGTTTGAAATCAACTTTACAAATGCAGTTGCTATGGGAGCAGCAGCAGGAGCTGGAGGTATAGGATTTGAACTATTCATGGCCAGTGGATTTTATTTTGACATAAGAGAAGTTGGATTTATTACTTATCTGATTTTAATTATAGCTATAATATTAGAGATACTATCCACTAGAGTAAAGGACAAATTTTTAATTGTAGATTAA
- a CDS encoding DUF4825 domain-containing protein has product MKKNNILLIILLIVGISGFIVTDFIIKPTQEEQRDKYQLEQQDALTHDFKDFMEYKDKYMGNASNIINLNYWLPLGNIPRSNEINSDEFEYIINYKETVWGIGEDKVKVDLIYNATANFALIDNLQSITFNFTGDSYSIERIDVQKWYEVNLDDLLDQSVWKNKVQNRLGDKNYVDKFWETNFSTNK; this is encoded by the coding sequence ATGAAAAAAAATAATATATTATTGATTATCTTACTTATCGTTGGCATTTCTGGATTTATTGTTACAGATTTTATCATTAAACCAACACAAGAAGAACAGAGAGATAAATATCAGTTGGAACAGCAAGATGCATTGACTCATGATTTTAAGGATTTTATGGAATACAAAGATAAATATATGGGAAATGCATCAAATATAATAAATCTAAATTATTGGTTACCATTGGGTAATATACCTAGGTCAAATGAGATTAATTCAGATGAATTTGAATATATAATTAATTATAAAGAGACTGTTTGGGGGATAGGAGAAGATAAGGTTAAAGTAGACTTGATTTATAATGCTACTGCCAATTTTGCTCTAATAGATAATTTGCAATCAATTACTTTTAATTTCACAGGAGATTCATATAGTATAGAGAGAATAGATGTACAAAAGTGGTATGAAGTGAATTTAGATGACCTATTGGATCAATCAGTATGGAAGAATAAAGTGCAAAATAGATTGGGGGATAAGAATTACGTAGATAAATTTTGGGAAACTAATTTTAGCACCAATAAATAG
- the phnC gene encoding phosphonate ABC transporter ATP-binding protein, whose protein sequence is MVLLEVKNLSKQYRQTKALSNVNFSINEGEFVSIIGPSGAGKSTLLRCVNRMIDGNNGEIIFDGCNVMYLNKKELRKFRTKIGMIFQHYNLVDRLSVIENVLHGRLGYKSTIQGIIGKYTEEEKKDAYDILVRLGLEDQIYKRCDQLSGGQKQRVGIARSLVQNPKMILCDEPIASLDPNASKVIMDYLKDISREQGITCLVNLHQVDVAIKYSDRIIGVNSGEIVFDGTPEEMTNEKIYKIYGTEAGNLIID, encoded by the coding sequence ATGGTATTGTTAGAAGTAAAGAACCTATCAAAACAGTACAGACAAACTAAGGCTTTATCAAATGTTAATTTTTCTATTAATGAAGGGGAATTTGTTTCTATAATTGGGCCATCGGGTGCAGGAAAGTCAACCTTACTTCGTTGTGTTAATAGAATGATTGATGGAAATAATGGTGAAATAATATTTGATGGTTGTAATGTGATGTATTTAAATAAAAAAGAGTTGAGGAAATTTAGAACTAAAATAGGTATGATATTTCAACATTATAACTTAGTGGATCGACTTAGTGTTATTGAGAATGTACTCCATGGAAGACTGGGATATAAATCTACTATTCAAGGGATAATAGGGAAATATACTGAAGAAGAAAAAAAGGATGCCTACGATATTCTAGTGAGATTGGGATTGGAGGATCAAATTTATAAGCGTTGTGATCAATTAAGTGGTGGACAAAAGCAACGGGTTGGAATTGCTCGTTCTTTAGTACAGAATCCAAAAATGATTTTATGTGATGAACCCATAGCATCATTAGACCCTAATGCATCAAAGGTAATTATGGACTATTTAAAGGATATATCTAGGGAGCAGGGAATTACTTGCCTAGTTAATTTGCATCAGGTAGATGTGGCTATAAAGTATTCAGACAGGATTATTGGGGTAAATAGTGGTGAGATTGTATTTGATGGTACACCAGAAGAGATGACTAATGAAAAGATATACAAAATATATGGTACTGAGGCAGGAAATCTGATTATTGATTGA
- the phnE gene encoding phosphonate ABC transporter, permease protein PhnE — translation MKEDMFSKRRNRFLLFGILLFLLTFGSILITEYEVVKGFTSVPKAIRWMFSSFYPNQASLGKLPSILEKLKDTINMSIAATTVSSCFALVLAILGSKTTRVNNLFSVISRFIASVFRNIPIVAWAMVLLFSFGQSDFTGYLALFFVTFGFLTRAFIETIDEASFSSVEALRATGASYFHIIFQAVFPSSIPQLISWILFMIETNIRSSTLIGILTGSGIGFSFNLYYKSMNYNAASLVVVCVVITVLIIELISNYVRRVIL, via the coding sequence ATGAAAGAGGATATGTTTTCAAAGAGAAGAAACAGGTTTTTGCTCTTTGGTATATTATTATTTCTACTTACATTTGGTTCAATTTTGATAACTGAATATGAAGTGGTAAAGGGATTTACTTCAGTACCAAAAGCTATAAGATGGATGTTTTCTAGTTTTTATCCCAATCAGGCGTCCCTGGGAAAATTACCTTCAATACTAGAAAAGTTAAAGGATACGATAAATATGTCTATTGCAGCTACAACAGTATCAAGTTGTTTTGCATTGGTATTGGCTATACTAGGTTCTAAAACAACTAGAGTAAATAATCTTTTTAGTGTCATTAGCAGGTTTATTGCATCGGTTTTTCGTAATATTCCCATTGTTGCATGGGCAATGGTACTATTGTTTTCCTTTGGACAAAGTGATTTTACAGGTTATTTGGCTTTGTTCTTTGTAACATTTGGGTTTCTCACAAGGGCATTTATAGAAACGATAGATGAGGCTAGTTTTAGCAGTGTAGAGGCATTAAGGGCAACGGGGGCCAGCTATTTTCATATTATCTTTCAAGCAGTGTTTCCTTCCAGTATTCCTCAATTAATCAGCTGGATATTATTTATGATTGAAACCAATATCCGTAGTTCCACACTTATAGGTATATTGACAGGTTCAGGAATCGGTTTTTCTTTTAACTTGTATTATAAAAGCATGAACTATAATGCAGCCAGTTTAGTTGTAGTCTGTGTTGTAATTACTGTATTAATTATTGAATTAATTTCAAATTATGTAAGAAGGGTGATTTTATAA